One genomic segment of Erythrolamprus reginae isolate rEryReg1 chromosome 2, rEryReg1.hap1, whole genome shotgun sequence includes these proteins:
- the LOC139160069 gene encoding tigger transposable element-derived protein 1-like isoform X2 yields MAPKRCTRSGAGDAKKTRKMLTIKEKIGGDADEGNADEGVVDSDDPQPSTSSASSAPATFTASKGWFDRFQRRYGLKSVSLHGEAASADTGAAENFVRRIFKDLIAEGGYRPEQVFNMDETGLFWKRMPSRTFLMQDEAKAPGFKAMKDRVTLIMCGNAAGFLMKPGLIYKSRNPRALKNRNKNALPVYWMHNPKAWITKPLMRDWFHQCFIPQVKDYLAAKGLNFKVLLLMDNAGGHDDLAHEHDGVQVEFLPPNTTSLIQPMDQGIIRAFKALYTRNSLGSIVEAMDADQNFTLKAYWRQYTIASCLKNIQSALMDMKSQTMNACWRKLWPEVVNYHRGFAPEEIQDAAVQNSVKLAQALGGEGFVDMTPEEVNGLLDEHGLPLTDKDLEELTRSASEEEEVEGAEESEEEEDVGLTLERLAEMNRTAAHLQRMAELWDPNMTRSIHFKVSLDNTIAPYRAMLASKRKRTNNCP; encoded by the exons atggcacctaaacgttgcacccggagtggagccggcgatgctaaaaagacccggaagatgctgacaatcaaggagaagattggaggcgatgcagatgagggaaacgcag atgaaggtgttGTTGACTCTgatgacccccagccatcaacatcttctgcttcttcagccccagccacattcacagcaagcaaagggtggtttgacagatttcaacggcgctatggcctgaagagtgtgtcattgcatggagaagctgcctcagcagatacaggtgcagctgaaaactttgtccggcgcatatttaaagatctaattgcagaagggggctaccgtccagaacaggtgttcaacatggacgaaacaggcctgttctggaagaggatgccttcacggactttcttgatgcaagatgaagccaaagcccctggctttaaggccatgaaagatcgggtgactttgatcatgtgtgggaatgcagcaggctttttgatgaagccagggctaatttataagtcacgaaatccaagagccctcaagaacagaaataagaatgcattgccagtgtactggatgcataatcctaaagcatggattacaaaacccctcatgcgggactggtttcatcagtgcttcatcccacaggtgaaggattatttggctgccaaaggactcaatttcaaagtgcttctcctaatggacaatgctggaggccatgatgacctggcacatgaacatgatggggtgcaagtcgaattcttgccaccaaacaccacatcgcttatccagccgatggatcaaggtattatccgcgcatttaaggcactgtacacgcgcaattctcttggaagcatcgtggaagcaatggatgctgatcaaaacttcacattgaaggcctactggcgtcagtacacaattgcatcttgtctgaagaacattcagagtgccttaatggatatgaagtcacagacaatgaatgcctgctggaggaaattgtggccagaagtggtgaattatcacaggggatttgctcccgaagaaattcaagatgctgcagtccagaactctgtgaagctggcacaggcactgggtggagaaggcttcgttgacatgacaccagaggaagtcaatggtttgcttgatgagcatggcctaccgctgacagacaaagatctggaggagctgaccaggtcagcgagtgaagaagaggaggtagagggagctgaagaatctgaggaagaagaagatgttggcctaacgcttgagcggcttgcagaaatgaacagaactgctgcacatctgcaacgcatggcggaactttgggatcccaacatgactcgctctatacactttaaggtctcccttgacaacaccattgcaccatacagagccatgttagccagcAAAAGAAAACgcaccaacaactgcccataa
- the LOC139160069 gene encoding tigger transposable element-derived protein 1-like isoform X1, which yields MTSRVITKLTCSIAGWPKSRPISFAIAISLPGNGDTAKFQPITVVIADGQKSRPISVVCSALLCFETFATFAAVSWNLRVLHLCLGSVPWICFVELFVKTSWKMAPKRCTRSGAGDAKKTRKMLTIKEKIGGDADEGNADEGVVDSDDPQPSTSSASSAPATFTASKGWFDRFQRRYGLKSVSLHGEAASADTGAAENFVRRIFKDLIAEGGYRPEQVFNMDETGLFWKRMPSRTFLMQDEAKAPGFKAMKDRVTLIMCGNAAGFLMKPGLIYKSRNPRALKNRNKNALPVYWMHNPKAWITKPLMRDWFHQCFIPQVKDYLAAKGLNFKVLLLMDNAGGHDDLAHEHDGVQVEFLPPNTTSLIQPMDQGIIRAFKALYTRNSLGSIVEAMDADQNFTLKAYWRQYTIASCLKNIQSALMDMKSQTMNACWRKLWPEVVNYHRGFAPEEIQDAAVQNSVKLAQALGGEGFVDMTPEEVNGLLDEHGLPLTDKDLEELTRSASEEEEVEGAEESEEEEDVGLTLERLAEMNRTAAHLQRMAELWDPNMTRSIHFKVSLDNTIAPYRAMLASKRKRTNNCP from the exons atgacgtcacgcgtcatcaccaaactgacgtgtagcattgctggttggccgaaatctcggccaatcagctttgccattgcaataagtttgcccggcaatggtgatacagcaaaatttcagccaatcaccgttgtcattgctgatggacagaaatctcggccaatcagtgttgtttgctcagctttgctttgctttgaaacttttgcaacttttgcagccGTTTCTTGGAACTTGCGtgtcttgcatctgtgtcttggatCTGTTCCTTGGATCTGTTTCGTGGAGCTCTTTGTGAAGACTtcgtggaagatggcacctaaacgttgcacccggagtggagccggcgatgctaaaaagacccggaagatgctgacaatcaaggagaagattggaggcgatgcagatgagggaaacgcag atgaaggtgttGTTGACTCTgatgacccccagccatcaacatcttctgcttcttcagccccagccacattcacagcaagcaaagggtggtttgacagatttcaacggcgctatggcctgaagagtgtgtcattgcatggagaagctgcctcagcagatacaggtgcagctgaaaactttgtccggcgcatatttaaagatctaattgcagaagggggctaccgtccagaacaggtgttcaacatggacgaaacaggcctgttctggaagaggatgccttcacggactttcttgatgcaagatgaagccaaagcccctggctttaaggccatgaaagatcgggtgactttgatcatgtgtgggaatgcagcaggctttttgatgaagccagggctaatttataagtcacgaaatccaagagccctcaagaacagaaataagaatgcattgccagtgtactggatgcataatcctaaagcatggattacaaaacccctcatgcgggactggtttcatcagtgcttcatcccacaggtgaaggattatttggctgccaaaggactcaatttcaaagtgcttctcctaatggacaatgctggaggccatgatgacctggcacatgaacatgatggggtgcaagtcgaattcttgccaccaaacaccacatcgcttatccagccgatggatcaaggtattatccgcgcatttaaggcactgtacacgcgcaattctcttggaagcatcgtggaagcaatggatgctgatcaaaacttcacattgaaggcctactggcgtcagtacacaattgcatcttgtctgaagaacattcagagtgccttaatggatatgaagtcacagacaatgaatgcctgctggaggaaattgtggccagaagtggtgaattatcacaggggatttgctcccgaagaaattcaagatgctgcagtccagaactctgtgaagctggcacaggcactgggtggagaaggcttcgttgacatgacaccagaggaagtcaatggtttgcttgatgagcatggcctaccgctgacagacaaagatctggaggagctgaccaggtcagcgagtgaagaagaggaggtagagggagctgaagaatctgaggaagaagaagatgttggcctaacgcttgagcggcttgcagaaatgaacagaactgctgcacatctgcaacgcatggcggaactttgggatcccaacatgactcgctctatacactttaaggtctcccttgacaacaccattgcaccatacagagccatgttagccagcAAAAGAAAACgcaccaacaactgcccataa